The Brassica rapa cultivar Chiifu-401-42 chromosome A10, CAAS_Brap_v3.01, whole genome shotgun sequence genome segment GAAGGAGTTAGCCCACAAGGAGAAGAAGGCCCAAAAAAAGTTTTGTAATAATCGAAAAAGCCCGTCTAAGGCCCATGACAGGCTACTCTCCCAACGCTCATGGAGCAATGATTCAGTCCCTGAACCAAGATACTTCCAAACTGCCAAGAGGAGGCAAGGCCACATTAAACTATATATCTCTAAAAGACTCTTGAACAAATCAGAAAGTTTCTACAGTTTGGATTCTATGACTATGTCATCTTTCAAGTGTGAGTTTGCTGCAGCTCATCAAATATGAGACATGAAGTGTCCCATAGTTCCTTAGCAAGTTTTGGATCACGAGAAACCGCTGAGGATTCGATGGTCCTCCCGTTTCCTCCAAAGAAATATGTGCCTGACACTTCCTGCACAATGTTCATCAAAATAGATCTCATCAACCACATCAAGATCTGATGAAGAATTCTAAAACAGAATGTCTTACAGGTGGGGCTAAAGCAGCATCAATGACAGATTCAGCTGCACCCTCTGAGGACTGCATGAGTCTAAAAACCTTGAGACTGCAAAACGCCAAGACTTGTATATATGAAGGAAGCTCATGCATTATGTTTGTTTTCACTGCTCCTGGATCTACCGCTCTGcaacaaaagaaccataatccCATATCTTACAAGGTTGGCAAGAAAGATCAAAGATAAATGATAGAAGTGCGTACGCAACAGAGATGTGATGTGAATCATCCGTGAGGCGAAGCTGTCTATGAAGCTCGTATGAGAAGAGTAGAACGCATACTTTTTCAATAAAAAGAAAGCAACACTATAtaagcatcatcatcatcatgatcaTCATGATGCAAAGGAAAAAACGATTACGCTTGGCTTTACATTTGGAATACTGATAGATACTAGCGCATGGATATTGCTTTGATTCAGAAGAGTACACTCCCGTAACTGAATCCTTGTCAAACCTCGCAGAAAAAACTACAGAACAAAGATGTACACATCAGGTATCTCTTACTTACTCTCTCATAGTAGATGGAGAAGATGATCACCAGAACGATGTGTGAAAGAAGTAACATTAACGACACGTGAAGGCACAGGGCTGTTTCTCAGAAGCGGTAAAAGTAGTTTTGTCAAGGAGAATGCACCGATATAGTTTGTAGCCATCATCCTGAGAAATATAAAGAGTGTAACTAACCAATAGAGTTCAAACAGGTTGTAAAAACCATAAAAGACAACGAGCTTTACCTGTCAAAGCCTTCAACGGTTGGTCGGCTCGATGTAGCTAGTATTCCAGCGTTGTTAACCAACAGTTGGATAGAAGAATGTAAATCTGATTCTAAAAGCCACTGCTCTAGAGAAGTTTTGAACTTTGAAACCGATTGAAAAGAAGAAATGTCAACTTCAAAAGCTTTGAGTTGAGCATCTTCGTTCTGCTTCTTGATTTCAGTCAACGTCTGCCAACAGAAAGAGGCAAACAAATCAAGAAAAATGGAAATGAGGAAGATGGGAAATCAAAGGGCTCGTAGAAAAAACCTTTGATAGTAAGTAAGAGGACCGTCCAACTGCAATTAGAAGAAAAATTCAAGGAAGATTAACACAATGAAGAAGACATGTTCCAACAAGTTAATACTCTACTAATGCATTGTctcatattaataaaaaaacatctaTTCCATAACAAGTTATCCTCTGCTACTGCACTGCctcatatatataaacatctATTTCATAAACAAGATGTACTGAACAATGCACTTTGGGTAAGAAtcacagaacaaaacaatcttgCTTCTAAGTGAAAGTAACAGTGTTTTACCAAGAAGGACGTAGAAGCCTTTCCTTGAAAGAGCAAACGCAGTTGCCTTACCAAGACCCGAAGTAGCCTGCAAATGAATTCAACACCAGACAATAGTACCTAAGACTAATAAGTTTAATTGTAGTCAATGCATAACATCACACAGTATGAGTCTCAATGTTACATtaggagaagagagaaaaatgacTTACACCAGTGATAACACAAATAGGTctctgtgaagaagaagaagtattcatggaggaagaagaagaagaaaaggaagtTGTTGATTTTGAGCCAAAGAACCTTCCTTTAAGCAATTGAAAGTAAGAAGAAAGTAGAGCAAAGTTCCAGAACAGAGCCATCCTCAAGAAATCAGAAGAGCAGGTAAAACGCAAAGCCTCCTTCAGCTTCTCCATTTCCATCAGCTCAATCACTAACAATTGAGATAACTTAGAGATGAAAAAACCCTGTTTCCGGATTCAAAGGATCAGCCTTTATCAGGAAACAATCAAGCCCAGGAGGGCGAGAAGAAAGACAGAGAGAATTGGTGAATATAGCAAATTCAGAAAACCACAGGGACCAATATGAAACATTTGTGAGTGTATAGAAGCTTTGTCAAATTACATTACAAACCCcaaacttttctttttgttcaaaatTCACCTAAATTTATGAATgtggaaaaaaagaaaacatgtgTACAGACTGGTCAATGGATGAACATTAAGTTACATACGTAAtcttttaatttcttttctcttacaaacaaaaaaaataaataagattttCTATGTCAAAAGCTTTTGTGTATCAGACGATTGCCCAGAACTTCTTTCTGCAAAATAAAACAGTTTCTGCCTTCTTGTACTTGTCTTGAAGCTCATGTGTCTCAACTTCCCACATGAACTTAGGAGCCAAGTCTTGTACTTTTGAGATCATTGCTTCCTCGTCTCTAATAATGATGAATCCCTGCAAACACCAAAAACAAGACATGGCTTATGCAACATAATGAGATGGATTATTTCACCAAGAAGACATGGCTTTATGTAAAATACCATACCTGAGGGCGTATGATGCGGTCCATCTCAAGCATGATATCCTCTAGTACACAACCTTCACCGTGGTTTCGATAGTGAGACAAGAGCCTGTCCGCGTGTAGCAGATCGTATGTGCGTGGATACGTTGAGAACGGCTCACACCTAAAACAGCATACAAAATATTAACAACCGGTGCTAATGAAAAAACGGTTTGAGTATGAGAATGTGGATCATATTTACCAATCATGGTAAGCACCGGTTAAGCCTCTCTGGTAAATTCCTGATAAGGTATCGTTCGTGGTAGCAGGCACAACGTTCATGACCCAAACGGGGTATGAGTTCATAGCTGCAGCAAATCCACCAACGTACGCGTTTGTGTCCATCACATTCCTCACTTCAGTCTTGTTAACCTTCATCAACTCCCAGTAACGGTTCACTTGCTCTCTCCAGAAGTTTGTGTCCAACGTAAACTCATCTTCGCTGATGCCTAGTGAAAAATCTTTCCAAATGAATCAGACAGAACATAATGTGTTTGAATAAAAGACAATGTACCTAGTTTTGTTAGACTTGCTGGATATGAGGATCTCTGTGGTGTGTTCTCACTAATGTCGACACAGTCTCTAAGAGGAACTTTCCATGATGGTTTTGAAACATCTTTTGAATCACATATAGTTATAAGCTCAAGCTCTGCGTTCTTCATAAGGCAAGCCTGGTCGTCTTGTTTAACCCATATTGCAGTCTGGACCTTTCGAGAAATGAGCTTCCAGCACATTGCGGTTGTTAGGTTGACCAACTTAGCCCAAATCAGAGGGAAGTCTTTATCCTTTCTGTAAGCAGGTGGTGCTGAGTAAACAAAGTATCCATTGGGTCGGAGAAGTCGATTAACCTCTTTAATCAAGACACCATCTGCAGAATCAAGCGCATGCATTAATACAGAACCAAGCAAGGTATTGACAAGAGGGATATACCATTTTCATGCCAATCAACACGACATCTTGAGCAGTGAACCATATCAAAGGAGGATGAGGGATACGGCATTTGTTTGGTGGCAATGGCAGAGATCATTGCGCCGATTCCTCTCTCCAACGCAAACTGGATTTGGTTCTCATGACCATCTTTAGGAGCAAAAGACATCGTCTTAATACCCAAAGGAAGAAGGTAAGCAGCAAAGCTAGCAACTCCACATCCAACATCAAGAACTTGCTCAACACCAGCTGAACGTAAATCACCTGTTTCGTTAGTCGTCATGTTTCCTAGCCTGAAGTCACATAGAGGAATGCATTAGATGTAAGAGTTACTAAATGATAATTAAAGTAAGcaagaaactaagaaaatgATAGTCATTACATTACCTCTGGATGTATTCAGGAGCTCCGTGTTTGAAATGAGTCCCACCACCAGGGAACCACCACAGCTCCCCTTGTTCATGCACCCAGTTCTGCCCGCCTTTAACCTCAGCAAGATGCGTATGATTCACATTGCTTCTCCACACATAGTCTCTGCTGGTGGGCCAGCGTATAGGTACCTTATAATCTTTCGGAGGAGGTACAAGACAGAAGAGACGTTGTTGAAGTGGAGGGCAGTGTCTCTCGAGCTCTTCTCTTCTAGAAAGGTTCAAGCTTGGGAGAAGCTGCTGCACGTAAGTGACGTTGTGACAAGGGATGTACTCATTGAACTCCAACGGACACACATTCACCCCTCTTTGTGGGATCACGAGAGGAGTTTTCCGGTAAGTTACCTCTATTCTGTTGGCAAAATCTGATGGACCTGTAATAACAAAGCAATGAGTTGGTTATGTCTTAATTCTAAGTGTTCGATCTAAGAACAGAAACCATATGGGTTTGGATCTAACGATATGCATAGAAAAGGAGAGACATTAACCAACCAGATGGcgatggagaagatgaagacgaAGAATTGGAAGAAGGTTGGGGGATGTAAATAGGTGCGTTGTTTCCGAAGATGTAGCCGGCGAAGAATGATCCAACCACGAGGACGAGAGCCACCATTGCTGTCTGTCCCGATCTGGCCGAACCAAACACATAGCCACCTCCCATGGCTTCTTATTCTTGAGaaatcttcctcttcctcttcgtcTTCTCCTACTCACGCTCGCTCTTCGATTACAACCTTTATACTTTGCTTACTGGAATCATGTGAATCTAATCAGTGACTGAAACCAAGCAAAGTTCTCAACtttgaagaaaaaaagacagagacgagattaaaaaaaatctcatttttaTTACCTCTTCAATTGCTTCCTGTCGGTAACCCATGTGACGGACACGTGAGAGATTGTAATACTTTGTCACTTCTCACAGATTGTCCCCAAAACTTCTATATTTGCAGATTAACCCCCGACGTTTTGATTATTGTTCTAGACGTCCTCATGAGTTTCTTTAGCCATAATAGGCATAGATAGTT includes the following:
- the LOC103847332 gene encoding short-chain dehydrogenase TIC 32, chloroplastic is translated as MEMEKLKEALRFTCSSDFLRMALFWNFALLSSYFQLLKGRFFGSKSTTSFSSSSSSMNTSSSSQRPICVITGATSGLGKATAFALSRKGFYVLLVGRSSYLLSKTLTEIKKQNEDAQLKAFEVDISSFQSVSKFKTSLEQWLLESDLHSSIQLLVNNAGILATSSRPTVEGFDRMMATNYIGAFSLTKLLLPLLRNSPVPSRVVNVTSFTHRSVFSARFDKDSVTGVYSSESKQYPCASIYQYSKLCVLLFSYELHRQLRLTDDSHHISVAAVDPGAVKTNIMHELPSYIQVLAFCSLKVFRLMQSSEGAAESVIDAALAPPEVSGTYFFGGNGRTIESSAVSRDPKLAKELWDTSCLIFDELQQTHT
- the LOC103847333 gene encoding probable methyltransferase PMT7 isoform X1, whose translation is MGGGYVFGSARSGQTAMVALVLVVGSFFAGYIFGNNAPIYIPQPSSNSSSSSSPSPSGPSDFANRIEVTYRKTPLVIPQRGVNVCPLEFNEYIPCHNVTYVQQLLPSLNLSRREELERHCPPLQQRLFCLVPPPKDYKVPIRWPTSRDYVWRSNVNHTHLAEVKGGQNWVHEQGELWWFPGGGTHFKHGAPEYIQRLGNMTTNETGDLRSAGVEQVLDVGCGVASFAAYLLPLGIKTMSFAPKDGHENQIQFALERGIGAMISAIATKQMPYPSSSFDMVHCSRCRVDWHENDGVLIKEVNRLLRPNGYFVYSAPPAYRKDKDFPLIWAKLVNLTTAMCWKLISRKVQTAIWVKQDDQACLMKNAELELITICDSKDVSKPSWKVPLRDCVDISENTPQRSSYPASLTKLDFSLGISEDEFTLDTNFWREQVNRYWELMKVNKTEVRNVMDTNAYVGGFAAAMNSYPVWVMNVVPATTNDTLSGIYQRGLTGAYHDWCEPFSTYPRTYDLLHADRLLSHYRNHGEGCVLEDIMLEMDRIIRPQGFIIIRDEEAMISKVQDLAPKFMWEVETHELQDKYKKAETVLFCRKKFWAIV
- the LOC103847333 gene encoding probable methyltransferase PMT7 isoform X2 — encoded protein: MGGGYVFGSARSGQTAMVALVLVVGSFFAGYIFGNNAPIYIPQPSSNSSSSSSPSPSGPSDFANRIEVTYRKTPLVIPQRGVNVCPLEFNEYIPCHNVTYVQQLLPSLNLSRREELERHCPPLQQRLFCLVPPPKDYKVPIRWPTSRDYVWRSNVNHTHLAEVKGGQNWVHEQGELWWFPGGGTHFKHGAPEYIQRLGNMTTNETGDLRSAGVEQVLDVGCGVASFAAYLLPLGIKTMSFAPKDGHENQIQFALERGIGAMISAIATKQMPYPSSSFDMVHCSRCRVDWHENDGVLIKEVNRLLRPNGYFVYSAPPAYRKDKDFPLIWAKLVNLTTAMCWKLISRKVQTAIWVKQDDQACLMKNAELELITICDSKDVSKPSWKVPLRDCVDISENTPQRSSYPASLTKLGISEDEFTLDTNFWREQVNRYWELMKVNKTEVRNVMDTNAYVGGFAAAMNSYPVWVMNVVPATTNDTLSGIYQRGLTGAYHDWCEPFSTYPRTYDLLHADRLLSHYRNHGEGCVLEDIMLEMDRIIRPQGFIIIRDEEAMISKVQDLAPKFMWEVETHELQDKYKKAETVLFCRKKFWAIV